A region of Ictidomys tridecemlineatus isolate mIctTri1 chromosome 4, mIctTri1.hap1, whole genome shotgun sequence DNA encodes the following proteins:
- the LOC120889572 gene encoding uncharacterized protein LOC120889572 produces the protein MPGNRPRASLPGPLTCACYFGRVAVFSGVTASAEQETAGQRAAATGRGRAGPESAEVASGPESPGVETPGRAPAARPGNAFARASRSAWSFPRSLSAPPTWLRRHLPQVTGDILPGVGGTVFISSSSCLLRRRTPQPPPRLTQGYSPSQRRGHLLLVTRAHLPSQEALDVREDPLGPWASLPGPGQPGEPLPLLPAPLQPPSFLAPTPAPIRPEPSGGRAPARGLQDSSTGPPPASLPKVSGAWACPVPPSQGPALPPATQGPSRPVSSNLLPDPRSAWGLQTGPRSFPPRRSQVPCILLSA, from the coding sequence ATGCCTGGAAACCGCCCGCGTGCGTCACTGCCCGGTCCATTAACGTGCGCGTGCTATTTCGGGCGGGTGGCCGTGTTCTCCGGGGTCACAGCCTCAGCGGAGCAGGAAACAGCCGGGCAGCGGGCGGCGGCGACGGGGAGGGGAAGGGCCGGGCCGGAGAGCGCGGAGGTGGCGTCTGGCCCTGAGAGTCCAGGGGTGGAGACCCCGGGCCGCGCCCCCGCCGCGCGCCCTGGAAACGCCTTCGCTCGAGCCTCGCGCTCTGCCTGGAGCTTCCCGAGGAGTCTGTCGGCTCCCCCCACGTGGCTGCGCCGACATCTGCCGCAAGTCACCGGGGACATCCTGCCTGGGGTTGGGGGCACAGTTTTCATTTCCAGCTCTAGTTGCCTCCTCCGGAGGCGGaccccccagccccctccccgccTCACACAGGGTTACAGTCCCTCCCAGAGACGGGGCCACCTTCTGCTCGTGACCAGGGCGCATCTGCCTTCCCAGGAGGCCTTGGACGTCAGGGAGGACCCGCTAGGTCCCTGGGCCAGCCTCCCGGGTCCAGGCCAGCCTGGTGAGCCCCTCCCGCTCCTGCCAGCTCCACTTCAACCGCCCTCTTTCCTGGCACCGACCCCAGCCCCCATCCGCCCTGAGCCCAGTGGAGGCCGAGCTCCCGCCAGGGGTCTCCAGGACTCTTCCACGGGTCCTCCTCCAGCTTCACTTCCCAAGGTCTCTGGGGCCTGGGCTTGCCCTGTGCCACCCAGCCAAGGTCCTGCCCTCCCGCCTGCCACTCAGGGCCCTTCCAGACCCGTGTCCTCTAATCTGCTCCCTGACCCCCGCTCTGCTTGGGGCCTCCAAACTGGGCCCCGCAGCTTCCCTCCACGGCGGTCTCAGGTTCCCtgcattctgctctctgcttag